The following proteins come from a genomic window of Fibrobacterota bacterium:
- a CDS encoding multicopper oxidase family protein, whose amino-acid sequence MAKFPTRIALGILGAWAVLACGDKASAPVETGAKVPYDASVEGLPEAKAMGTLEAKDGDTVHLTVSYVAKWVSGRKVRMLAYNGSVPGPIVKVSQGASIVVLVKNETDLPTSLHSHGVRLDSDYDGVVAEDKGAPGPGQTFAYHVRFPDAGIYWYHPHTRSDYQTQVGLYGAYLVAPADPAYWPPVNREIVLMINDLAISGNVLQPFYRNETDHTLMGRFGNVLMVNGDTACTIRVKRNETIRFYVVNASNARVYNLQYSRDMDMNIVGADNGRFVLPDSRESYLIAPSERFIYQLYFNDVLSDYDTLDLWNATPTGARPLAHFVYEPDTAMPDYRSSINLDSCPQAAASIDPFRPYFDKSPDEEILLTGFMAMSKPLAKAALLSATNALAKAAAVAHDADPSNRLGVEWSDSVHGPAMLSMNDSSTDANTHWAIRDLRTGKENHDIQWTFSKGDKILIRVHNDTTTTGPDASIMYHSMPHPLHFHGQRFLVVRENGRPTLESLVWRDTYLIGRGYTVDLLLDASNPGDWMFHCHIAEHLEDDMMAHFRVVDSGGDAPRPYEWSLGLPWAGIDSLRRDTSLAVLMRAAITGTVRARPTPGAADIPLAAALDGKIYLSNADFPDLHAEAAFDAAGRFTVAADAVLGAADIVRLKIWVKGVTSGLRPVPDTLHLVLDRRGKIPWSLDLDLAGEASFAGLKMDTSAVSTMRGQVAGKVNGYDGTVMRDSLYFRNMVYPEMFAYAPLKPDGTFSFDAADLVGALDGRHEIEIFLRPQAGSRRFDPDTLRVHLSIP is encoded by the coding sequence GCTGGCCTATAACGGATCGGTGCCGGGTCCGATCGTCAAGGTCAGCCAAGGCGCCTCCATCGTGGTCCTGGTGAAAAACGAGACGGATCTTCCCACCAGCTTGCATTCCCACGGCGTCCGTTTGGATTCCGATTACGACGGTGTCGTCGCCGAGGACAAAGGCGCTCCCGGCCCGGGCCAAACCTTCGCATATCATGTCCGTTTCCCCGATGCCGGCATCTACTGGTACCATCCGCATACGCGCTCGGATTACCAAACGCAGGTGGGCCTATATGGCGCCTATTTGGTCGCTCCAGCCGACCCGGCCTATTGGCCCCCGGTCAACCGCGAGATTGTTCTGATGATCAACGATTTGGCGATCAGCGGGAACGTTTTGCAGCCCTTCTACCGGAATGAAACCGATCATACCTTGATGGGACGATTCGGGAACGTGCTCATGGTGAACGGGGACACGGCCTGCACCATCCGCGTGAAGCGTAACGAGACTATCCGTTTCTACGTGGTGAACGCTTCCAATGCCCGGGTCTACAACCTGCAATATTCGCGCGACATGGACATGAACATCGTAGGAGCCGACAATGGCCGCTTCGTGCTCCCCGATTCCAGGGAGTCCTATCTAATCGCCCCGTCCGAGCGATTCATCTACCAACTCTATTTCAACGATGTCTTATCGGATTACGATACCCTCGATTTATGGAATGCCACGCCCACCGGCGCGCGCCCGTTGGCGCACTTCGTGTACGAGCCCGATACGGCCATGCCCGATTACCGTTCCAGCATCAACCTGGACAGTTGCCCACAGGCCGCCGCGTCCATCGATCCCTTCCGGCCCTATTTCGATAAGTCCCCCGACGAGGAAATCCTGTTGACGGGATTCATGGCCATGTCCAAGCCGCTTGCGAAAGCGGCCCTGCTTTCCGCAACGAACGCATTGGCGAAAGCGGCCGCGGTCGCCCATGATGCGGACCCTTCCAACAGGCTGGGAGTGGAATGGAGCGATAGCGTGCACGGCCCGGCCATGCTCTCCATGAACGACTCGTCCACCGACGCCAATACGCATTGGGCCATCCGCGATCTCAGGACCGGGAAGGAAAACCATGACATCCAATGGACCTTCTCGAAAGGGGATAAGATCCTGATCCGGGTGCATAACGATACCACCACCACGGGACCCGACGCGTCCATCATGTACCATTCCATGCCCCACCCACTGCACTTCCATGGACAACGTTTCCTGGTGGTGCGCGAGAACGGGCGGCCCACCTTGGAGAGCCTGGTTTGGCGGGACACCTACCTGATCGGGCGCGGATATACGGTGGACCTGTTGTTGGACGCGTCCAATCCGGGCGATTGGATGTTCCATTGCCATATCGCCGAGCATTTGGAAGACGATATGATGGCGCATTTCCGGGTGGTGGATAGCGGGGGCGATGCGCCTCGGCCATACGAATGGTCCCTCGGGCTTCCCTGGGCGGGGATCGATTCCCTGCGCCGGGATACCAGCCTGGCCGTCCTGATGCGCGCGGCCATCACCGGGACCGTCCGGGCCCGGCCCACCCCGGGGGCCGCCGATATTCCCTTGGCCGCGGCCTTGGACGGAAAGATATACCTGTCCAACGCGGATTTCCCCGACTTGCATGCCGAGGCCGCGTTCGATGCGGCCGGCCGCTTCACCGTGGCAGCGGATGCGGTCCTAGGCGCGGCCGACATCGTCCGCCTTAAGATCTGGGTCAAGGGCGTTACGTCCGGCCTGCGCCCGGTGCCCGATACCTTGCATCTGGTATTGGATCGCCGCGGAAAGATCCCTTGGTCCCTCGATCTCGATCTGGCGGGAGAGGCTTCCTTCGCGGGTCTTAAAATGGATACTTCGGCCGTGAGCACCATGCGAGGACAAGTGGCCGGGAAGGTGAACGGGTACGATGGGACCGTGATGCGGGATTCGTTATATTTCCGGAATATGGTCTATCCGGAAATGTTCGCCTACGCGCCGCTGAAGCCCGACGGCACCTTCTCCTTCGATGCGGCCGATCTGGTCGGCGCTTTGGATGGCAGGCACGAAATCGAGATTTTCTTGCGTCCCCAGGCCGGATCGCGTCGTTTCGATCCGGACACCCTGCGCGTGCACTTGAGCATTCCGTGA
- a CDS encoding 5'-methylthioadenosine/adenosylhomocysteine nucleosidase: MNDGKKGPIAILGAMDAEIVEFLAHSELLRREEWNGFTFYAIRLEGREAVLAKCGIGKVFAALVSQHLIDAYAPSRMLFTGVAGALNPAYEIGDVVVSRDCMQHDVDGRVLGFARGNLLYTDLKVFAADEAMARLAAGAPAQGHRIHTGRILTGDQFMNRDEINHHRYLMEEMAGDAVEMEGGAMAQVCAVNKVPFLVVRTISDRADGDAVHDFNRFLPVVAHNSFAIVRYVLSRLPA, translated from the coding sequence GTGAACGACGGGAAAAAAGGTCCTATCGCCATCCTCGGGGCCATGGATGCCGAGATCGTGGAGTTCCTGGCCCATTCCGAATTGCTGCGCCGGGAGGAATGGAACGGGTTCACGTTCTATGCCATCCGCTTGGAAGGGCGGGAGGCGGTGCTGGCCAAGTGCGGGATCGGTAAGGTCTTCGCGGCATTGGTAAGCCAGCATCTGATCGACGCCTATGCGCCTTCGCGCATGCTCTTCACCGGCGTGGCCGGAGCGCTGAACCCAGCCTACGAAATCGGGGACGTGGTGGTCTCGCGCGATTGCATGCAACATGACGTGGACGGGCGAGTCCTAGGCTTCGCGCGCGGGAACCTGCTGTATACCGATCTGAAGGTATTCGCCGCCGACGAAGCGATGGCGCGACTGGCCGCGGGGGCGCCGGCGCAGGGCCATCGGATCCATACCGGGCGTATTCTCACAGGCGATCAATTCATGAACCGGGACGAGATCAATCATCATCGTTACCTGATGGAAGAAATGGCCGGGGACGCGGTGGAGATGGAAGGCGGCGCCATGGCCCAAGTCTGCGCCGTGAACAAGGTGCCCTTCCTGGTGGTGCGGACCATTTCCGATCGCGCCGATGGCGATGCGGTGCACGATTTCAACCGCTTCCTGCCCGTGGTGGCCCACAATTCCTTCGCTATCGTAAGGTATGTGTTGTCGCGCCTTCCGGCGTAG
- a CDS encoding threonylcarbamoyl-AMP synthase: protein MNPQTRLMQKVLEAFAAGQVVIYPTDSGYSMGCDALSKKAVNKLYHVKRAMKKYLMALMVRDFSELSEFAKVETAAFRFMKSLVPGPYTFVLPATVRSRKILDVNRPEVGVRMPDCPFTNTLFAMSPKAVILTTAAKIREEDNFIDPAEIEETYGHLVDLIVDLGPQPINPTTVISLVGEAPEVLREGAGPLPGEGTRTAKLGPRLFPSR from the coding sequence GTGAACCCGCAAACGCGCCTGATGCAAAAGGTGCTGGAAGCGTTCGCCGCCGGCCAGGTGGTCATCTACCCCACCGATTCCGGTTATTCCATGGGTTGCGACGCGCTTTCCAAGAAGGCCGTGAATAAGCTTTACCACGTGAAGCGCGCCATGAAGAAGTACCTGATGGCCTTGATGGTACGCGATTTCAGCGAGCTCTCGGAGTTCGCGAAGGTGGAGACGGCCGCCTTCCGTTTCATGAAGTCCCTGGTGCCGGGACCCTACACCTTCGTCCTGCCGGCCACGGTCCGTTCGCGGAAAATCCTGGACGTGAACCGTCCCGAGGTGGGCGTGCGTATGCCCGATTGCCCGTTCACGAATACCCTCTTCGCGATGTCGCCCAAAGCGGTGATCCTGACCACGGCGGCCAAGATCCGCGAAGAGGACAATTTCATCGATCCCGCCGAGATCGAGGAAACCTATGGCCACCTGGTCGATTTGATCGTGGACCTGGGCCCGCAGCCCATCAATCCTACTACCGTCATATCCTTGGTGGGAGAAGCCCCGGAAGTCCTGCGCGAAGGCGCGGGGCCGCTCCCCGGGGAAGGGACCCGTACCGCGAAGCTGGGGCCGAGGTTGTTCCCGAGCCGATAG
- a CDS encoding YraN family protein translates to MEKAETQENHCAAGRRGEDHALAYLQAKGYRLVARNFRHGRGELDLIVDAPDGTLVFVEVKSNRGSVSGRPLERVDGRKIRRLQRLAQRYCASRNQGHRDMRFDVVGIDLSGEGRAPGIEHLEAAFLPDGNGYWP, encoded by the coding sequence ATGGAAAAGGCCGAGACCCAGGAAAACCACTGCGCCGCGGGCCGCCGCGGCGAGGACCATGCTTTGGCTTATCTGCAGGCCAAGGGTTATCGCCTGGTGGCGCGCAATTTCCGGCACGGCCGGGGGGAACTCGATCTGATCGTCGATGCGCCCGACGGAACCCTGGTCTTCGTGGAAGTCAAATCCAACCGCGGCTCGGTTTCCGGTCGGCCACTGGAGCGGGTGGACGGCCGCAAGATCCGCCGCTTGCAAAGGCTCGCCCAGCGCTATTGCGCATCACGGAACCAAGGGCATCGCGACATGCGTTTCGACGTGGTCGGCATTGATCTATCCGGTGAGGGCCGAGCCCCCGGCATCGAGCATCTAGAAGCGGCCTTCCTCCCGGATGGCAACGGATACTGGCCTTAA
- a CDS encoding serine/threonine protein kinase, producing MEKASLNPAEADALADRKFGGYTILEHLGKGGMGDVFKAVQPGLERVVALKILPGILARNAEFSERFLTEAFAISRLQHQNIVTIYDYGEENGQKYIAMQYIQGPTLGKLIQQEKRLDYARIISIAKQICRGLKYAHQSEIVHRDIKSGNIMVEPGDKVYISDFGIAKVVDAPSITTTGMAMGTPEYMAPEQCEGGVVDGQSDIYGLGIILFEMVTGRPPFLADTPLAVAYKQVHEAPPLLSKRVPDVPPRLELIVAKCLKKPKAERYRNADELLKDLDSAHLDYVDLAEPVRPESETSLPSDLRITDRRGRDRRYIPEPMAVSRGYLWGILALFGLIMAGMAFLLLRPSSSPGASLHWITPSSYTGPASTDGPSGPSSPADLFDGKRSTAWTSPAGKEESEIEFTFRSRMLLTGILIEAGYLVPDASSPGYVSPKSVSLEVDGHKPVRLTLSETDAPQFISFPGVLAEKAKLRFAAGGGSKPMAVREVRFLGLPYE from the coding sequence ATGGAAAAGGCGTCACTCAATCCCGCGGAAGCGGACGCGCTGGCGGACAGGAAATTCGGGGGCTACACCATCCTCGAACATCTGGGCAAGGGCGGCATGGGCGACGTATTCAAGGCCGTGCAACCGGGCCTGGAACGCGTAGTAGCCTTGAAGATCCTGCCTGGCATCTTGGCCCGCAACGCCGAGTTCTCCGAGCGTTTCCTGACCGAAGCCTTCGCCATTTCCAGGCTCCAGCATCAGAACATCGTCACCATTTACGATTACGGCGAAGAGAACGGGCAAAAGTACATCGCCATGCAATACATCCAGGGCCCCACCCTGGGCAAGCTCATCCAACAGGAGAAAAGGCTCGACTACGCCCGCATCATCTCCATCGCCAAGCAAATCTGCCGCGGCCTCAAGTACGCCCACCAAAGCGAAATCGTGCACCGCGACATCAAGTCGGGCAACATCATGGTCGAGCCCGGCGACAAGGTTTACATCTCCGACTTCGGCATCGCCAAGGTGGTGGACGCGCCCAGCATCACCACCACCGGCATGGCCATGGGCACGCCCGAATACATGGCCCCCGAGCAATGCGAAGGCGGCGTGGTGGACGGCCAAAGCGACATCTACGGCCTCGGGATCATCCTTTTCGAGATGGTGACGGGACGGCCGCCCTTTCTCGCGGACACTCCGTTGGCCGTGGCTTATAAGCAAGTCCACGAGGCGCCTCCCCTGCTTTCGAAAAGGGTTCCGGACGTGCCGCCCCGCCTGGAACTGATCGTGGCTAAGTGCCTGAAAAAACCGAAGGCCGAACGTTATCGGAATGCGGACGAACTGTTGAAGGACCTGGACTCGGCCCATCTTGATTATGTCGATCTGGCCGAGCCCGTGCGACCCGAATCCGAAACCAGCCTTCCCTCCGATCTGCGCATCACCGATCGCCGCGGACGCGATCGCCGGTATATCCCGGAGCCCATGGCGGTTTCCCGCGGTTACTTGTGGGGCATTCTGGCGCTGTTCGGCTTGATCATGGCCGGCATGGCCTTTCTGCTCTTGCGCCCGTCCTCGTCCCCGGGCGCCAGCCTGCACTGGATTACGCCTAGCTCGTATACCGGCCCCGCCTCCACCGATGGGCCTTCGGGCCCGTCCTCCCCGGCCGACCTTTTCGATGGCAAGCGTTCTACGGCTTGGACCTCTCCCGCGGGCAAGGAAGAATCCGAAATCGAATTCACCTTCCGCTCGCGCATGCTGCTGACGGGTATCCTGATCGAGGCCGGCTACCTCGTTCCCGACGCCTCTTCCCCGGGGTATGTCTCCCCCAAATCGGTTTCCCTCGAGGTGGACGGCCATAAGCCGGTACGCCTTACCCTCTCCGAAACGGATGCGCCCCAATTCATTTCCTTTCCGGGAGTGCTGGCCGAAAAGGCCAAGCTGCGCTTCGCCGCGGGCGGAGGATCCAAACCCATGGCGGTGCGCGAAGTGCGCTTCCTGGGGCTTCCCTACGAATAA
- a CDS encoding serine/threonine protein kinase, with translation MASMAVRYGRYEVLYKLGQGAMAQVYLAKDPVLSRFVAVKVLHADLATRQDVLHRFFNEARTVAIIRNPHVVEVFDFGQEGKDLYLVMEFVDGLSLHGLMRRSPAPSGPEAKPDAWPAPGRDGAPNYQPLDPLLAAALMCQAAEGLSIAAQHGVVHRDLKPENLMLNTQGYLKISDFGIAHVQDDSLTKTGAVLGSPLYMSPEQARGLKPITSQSDMFSLGSVFYACLAGHPPFQGRTVTELFRRISSEAHLPLLSLRPELDPGLGNLVDTLLRKSPSARGGGPLWLQRQLKAYLSLSGVTDPAELAAGHLREVNANGVRTTWNPDARNATLPMTVASTQQATARSRPGRVLAPGTFPSIALPINPTHRSGPGSRKRRSAASWALALAFLAFGLGIVAGGWRLLGQVRKSQGDSSDIASLASGRNAAQGNGEGDGNSNQAVPSGPETGPVNLRDTLSAALTGSGSAGPAATGASAISVAASANSPGAAGESVGKESEAIIILKSSPPFAEAYVDGRFLGTTPIRLAHLAPGRHRLELKSPRLPGLDTSLVLTAGMHALKVRLEAGPGQRMAAVPVEGE, from the coding sequence TTGGCTTCGATGGCTGTCCGTTACGGGCGTTACGAAGTGCTCTATAAGCTGGGCCAGGGCGCCATGGCGCAGGTCTACCTCGCCAAGGATCCCGTGCTCTCGCGCTTTGTCGCCGTGAAAGTACTGCACGCCGATCTGGCCACGCGCCAGGACGTATTACACCGCTTTTTCAATGAAGCCCGCACCGTAGCCATCATCCGCAATCCCCACGTAGTGGAGGTTTTCGACTTCGGGCAGGAAGGCAAAGACCTGTACCTGGTGATGGAATTCGTGGACGGCCTGAGCCTGCATGGCCTGATGCGGCGGAGCCCCGCGCCATCGGGCCCGGAAGCGAAACCGGACGCATGGCCGGCGCCCGGCCGGGATGGCGCTCCCAACTATCAGCCCCTCGATCCGCTCCTCGCGGCCGCCCTCATGTGCCAGGCCGCCGAGGGCTTGTCCATAGCCGCCCAGCATGGCGTGGTCCATCGCGATCTCAAGCCCGAGAACCTGATGCTGAACACCCAAGGCTACCTGAAGATTTCCGATTTCGGCATCGCCCACGTGCAGGACGATAGCCTTACCAAGACCGGCGCGGTGCTGGGATCGCCATTGTACATGTCGCCCGAGCAGGCCCGCGGGCTCAAGCCCATCACTTCCCAGTCGGACATGTTTTCGCTGGGTTCGGTATTCTACGCCTGCCTGGCCGGCCACCCGCCTTTCCAAGGCCGGACGGTGACCGAGTTGTTCCGCCGTATTTCCTCGGAAGCGCATCTCCCGCTCTTGAGCCTGCGTCCCGAGCTGGATCCGGGCCTGGGTAACCTCGTCGATACCCTGTTGCGGAAGTCCCCTTCCGCGCGCGGAGGCGGCCCGCTTTGGCTTCAGCGCCAATTGAAGGCTTACCTCTCTCTCTCCGGGGTGACGGATCCGGCCGAATTGGCGGCGGGCCATTTGCGGGAGGTGAACGCCAATGGGGTGAGGACGACTTGGAACCCGGATGCGCGCAATGCCACCTTGCCCATGACGGTGGCCTCCACTCAACAGGCGACAGCCCGCTCCCGGCCTGGCCGGGTCTTAGCGCCGGGAACCTTCCCATCGATCGCCTTGCCCATCAACCCGACGCACCGGTCCGGACCCGGCAGCCGCAAACGCCGATCGGCCGCATCTTGGGCCTTGGCTTTGGCGTTCTTGGCCTTCGGGCTCGGAATCGTGGCCGGAGGTTGGCGGCTGCTAGGTCAGGTCCGGAAATCCCAAGGCGATTCATCGGATATTGCGTCTCTCGCCTCGGGCCGGAATGCCGCGCAGGGAAACGGTGAAGGCGACGGGAATTCCAATCAAGCGGTTCCTTCCGGACCGGAAACCGGACCGGTTAACTTGCGCGATACCCTGTCGGCGGCCCTTACCGGATCCGGAAGCGCGGGACCCGCTGCCACCGGCGCATCCGCGATCTCCGTCGCAGCGAGCGCGAATTCTCCCGGAGCCGCGGGGGAATCGGTGGGCAAGGAAAGCGAAGCGATTATCATCCTGAAGAGCTCTCCGCCCTTCGCCGAAGCCTACGTGGATGGGCGCTTCCTGGGGACGACGCCCATCCGCCTCGCGCATCTGGCGCCGGGGCGGCATCGACTGGAATTGAAATCGCCCCGCTTGCCAGGGTTGGATACGAGCCTGGTGCTTACGGCCGGAATGCATGCTTTGAAAGTCCGATTGGAAGCGGGACCGGGCCAGCGCATGGCCGCCGTCCCCGTCGAAGGCGAATAA
- a CDS encoding pyridoxal phosphate-dependent aminotransferase encodes MKPLASRTGRISTSQTVAIDAKYKRLKAEGKDVLSLGAGEPDLDTPESAKRAAIESIRSGKTKYSAVTGLPELKAAVSAKFARENNLAYPPADIVISSGAKHAVFNALLALVEEGDEVLIPSPCWVTYPELVRFLGGTPVMIPTILEAGFRATAAQIEAAITPRSKLLIFNSPGNPTGAVYPEAELKAIAQVLVRHDLYCLADEIYEHIVYEGARHVSIASLGADIFDRTLTVNGMSKAFAMTGWRIGFTGAPPALAAAIGAIQSHGTHHPANASQFAAIAALNEDVGFPALLQSHLDACRRLALESLARIPGLKVFPPQGAFYVFFDVSAYLGKSHGGKPVRTSFELCEYLLDTRLVATVPGSAFGLEGYVRISFACDPEQLVRALDRLSEGLLALA; translated from the coding sequence GTGAAACCCCTCGCCTCCCGCACGGGACGGATTTCCACGTCCCAGACCGTCGCCATCGACGCCAAGTACAAGCGACTCAAGGCCGAAGGCAAGGACGTGCTCAGCCTGGGCGCGGGAGAGCCGGATCTGGATACTCCGGAGTCGGCGAAGCGCGCGGCCATCGAATCCATCCGATCGGGCAAGACCAAATATTCGGCCGTGACCGGTCTGCCGGAATTGAAGGCGGCCGTGTCGGCCAAGTTCGCGCGCGAGAATAATCTCGCCTATCCTCCCGCCGATATCGTTATCTCCAGCGGAGCCAAGCATGCCGTCTTCAACGCGCTCTTGGCTCTGGTCGAGGAGGGCGACGAGGTTCTCATCCCTTCCCCATGCTGGGTCACCTATCCCGAGCTGGTGCGCTTCCTGGGCGGGACCCCGGTTATGATCCCGACCATCCTGGAAGCGGGCTTCCGGGCCACCGCGGCCCAAATCGAAGCGGCCATTACCCCGCGCAGCAAGCTCTTGATCTTCAACTCCCCCGGCAACCCCACCGGGGCCGTATACCCGGAAGCTGAGCTGAAAGCCATCGCGCAGGTCCTGGTCCGCCATGATCTGTATTGCCTGGCCGACGAAATCTACGAGCATATCGTATACGAAGGCGCGCGCCACGTGAGCATCGCCTCCCTGGGCGCGGACATTTTCGACCGCACCCTCACCGTCAACGGCATGTCCAAAGCCTTCGCCATGACCGGTTGGCGCATTGGTTTTACCGGCGCACCGCCCGCCTTGGCCGCCGCCATCGGGGCCATCCAGAGCCATGGCACCCATCACCCCGCCAATGCCTCCCAATTCGCCGCCATTGCCGCCTTGAACGAGGACGTTGGCTTTCCGGCATTACTGCAAAGCCATCTGGACGCCTGCCGCCGCCTGGCATTGGAAAGCCTAGCCCGCATCCCCGGCCTCAAGGTCTTCCCTCCCCAGGGAGCCTTCTACGTTTTCTTCGACGTGTCAGCCTATCTGGGCAAATCCCATGGCGGCAAGCCCGTACGCACCAGCTTCGAGTTGTGCGAATATCTCCTGGATACGCGCCTGGTCGCCACCGTTCCCGGAAGCGCGTTCGGGCTGGAGGGATACGTGCGCATCTCCTTCGCATGCGATCCCGAACAATTGGTCCGCGCTTTGGACCGTCTTTCGGAAGGGCTGCTGGCGTTGGCCTGA
- the ilvD gene encoding dihydroxy-acid dehydratase — protein MKLNKYSSRLTQTISQPGSKAMLHAIGMTDEDMGKAQVGIASMGYDGNPCNMHLNDFASHIRKSVNEAGMVGLRFHTIGVSDGISMGTEGMNYSLQSRDLIADSIETVTCAMWYDANISVAGCDKNMPGAVIAMARFNRPSIMVYGGTILPGYHDGHKLDVVSAFEAYGKYVNGKLDEAGMNEVIKHACPGQGACGGMYTANTMAAAIETLGMTLPYDSSSPAVSDEKFRECLVIGKAIRNALELDLKPRDIMTRKAFENAITLIIALGGSTNAVLHLIAMAKAAHVPLTIDDFQRISDKRPYLADLKPSGQYVFEDLHAVGGVPAVQKLLIKEGLIDGSCMTVTGKTLAENVADLPGLKEGQKIIFPVSQPLKKTGHIRILYGNLAKEGAVAKITGKEGLSFTGPAKVYDSEEDTLHALERKEIKAGDVVVIRYEGPKGGPGMSEMLTVTSAIMGAGLGKSVALITDGRFSGGTHGFVVGHITPEAQTGGLLAVIRTGDVITIDAEKNTLDADLTEEEIAERFQGWTPPAYKVDQGTLYKYIKTVSTASEGCVTDA, from the coding sequence ATGAAACTCAATAAGTATTCTTCGCGACTGACGCAGACCATTTCCCAGCCCGGCTCCAAGGCCATGCTGCATGCCATCGGGATGACCGATGAGGACATGGGCAAAGCCCAGGTCGGCATCGCCAGCATGGGCTACGACGGCAATCCGTGCAACATGCACCTCAACGATTTCGCCTCCCATATCCGGAAATCGGTTAACGAAGCGGGCATGGTGGGATTGCGTTTCCACACCATCGGGGTCAGCGACGGGATTTCCATGGGCACCGAGGGAATGAACTATTCCCTGCAATCGCGCGATCTCATCGCCGATTCCATCGAAACCGTCACCTGCGCCATGTGGTACGACGCCAACATCTCCGTGGCGGGATGCGATAAGAACATGCCGGGCGCCGTCATCGCCATGGCCCGCTTCAACCGCCCGTCCATCATGGTCTACGGCGGCACCATCCTGCCCGGCTACCACGACGGCCATAAGCTGGACGTGGTCTCCGCCTTCGAAGCCTACGGGAAGTACGTCAACGGCAAGCTGGATGAAGCCGGCATGAACGAAGTCATCAAGCACGCTTGCCCGGGCCAAGGGGCCTGCGGCGGCATGTACACGGCCAATACCATGGCCGCCGCCATCGAGACCTTGGGCATGACCCTGCCTTACGATTCCTCTTCGCCCGCGGTGAGCGACGAGAAATTTCGCGAATGCCTGGTGATCGGCAAGGCGATACGCAACGCCCTGGAATTGGACCTGAAGCCCCGCGATATCATGACCCGCAAGGCCTTCGAGAACGCCATCACCCTGATCATCGCGCTGGGCGGTTCCACCAATGCCGTGCTGCATCTGATAGCGATGGCGAAAGCCGCCCATGTGCCCTTGACCATCGACGACTTCCAGCGCATCAGCGACAAGCGCCCTTACCTCGCCGATCTGAAACCGAGCGGCCAATACGTGTTCGAGGATCTGCACGCCGTGGGTGGCGTGCCGGCGGTGCAGAAGCTCCTGATCAAGGAAGGCCTCATCGACGGATCCTGCATGACCGTCACCGGCAAGACCCTGGCCGAGAACGTGGCCGATTTGCCCGGGTTGAAGGAAGGCCAGAAAATCATCTTCCCGGTGAGTCAGCCTCTCAAGAAGACCGGGCATATCCGCATCTTATACGGGAACCTCGCCAAGGAAGGCGCGGTGGCCAAGATCACGGGCAAGGAAGGCCTGTCCTTCACGGGCCCGGCAAAGGTCTATGATTCCGAGGAAGACACCTTGCATGCCCTGGAACGGAAGGAAATCAAGGCCGGAGACGTGGTGGTCATCCGATACGAAGGCCCCAAGGGCGGGCCGGGCATGAGCGAAATGCTCACCGTGACCTCGGCCATCATGGGCGCCGGGCTCGGAAAGAGCGTGGCACTGATCACGGATGGACGCTTCTCGGGCGGGACGCACGGGTTCGTGGTGGGCCACATCACCCCGGAAGCGCAGACCGGCGGCCTGTTGGCCGTCATCCGCACCGGGGACGTCATCACCATCGATGCCGAGAAGAACACTTTGGACGCGGATCTCACGGAAGAGGAAATCGCGGAGCGCTTCCAGGGCTGGACTCCGCCCGCCTACAAGGTGGACCAGGGAACCCTGTACAAGTACATCAAAACGGTGAGCACGGCCTCGGAAGGCTGCGTTACGGATGCGTGA